The Alnus glutinosa chromosome 1, dhAlnGlut1.1, whole genome shotgun sequence region TGACGCAGGCAACCAGTAAAACACGTCagaaaaattttggaaaatcagaGGCTTCTAATTCGCTGGAGATTTTGTGGAAGGGGCGCTAATTATTAGCTTTTTTAATGATGTTTACCGGAATGattttttggtatatatatCCGGATTTGTTATTTTGTGTGATGTTTATATATGAtgtctaatttatttttcagctAGCTTTATCTGTTATTGTGCAGTGCGTATGATCGATCGGTGTTTAATTTGTTATCCGGACATTTTGCTCCGGTACAGCGGTACCGGCCGGTAcataacaaaattataaaaaagtaaaagtaaaaataataattggtcTTCTGCTACTGCTAGGAAGTCAGCCACCTTCCTAGCACGTGAACCAGAAAGTCGTCTCTCTGGCGCATGGCCGGATAACGTACCAGGAATACTTCTTCTTGGCGCATGAGGTATGTGCAGGAATTCTATCTTCCTAAACTTCCTGATAGGGACGGAACTAGTGGAACCGACAGAGTCATAGCCTCCctcagtttaaaaaaaaaaaaaaaaaaaatttataaggtaaaaaaataataaaaaaaatttagtctattaatccttaccaacaaatttttttaatcctCGGCTCCATAAGAGCTTAATCTTGGCTTTATCCCTACTTCCTGGCGcgcgcacatatatatatatatataaacactagGATCGTATTTTCTGGCAATTAATATAACTAGCTACGAGCTGACGTTTATTATAAGTTtggaagagttttttttttttttttgtatagaaaTGATATTTCTAcctatctcatttttaaatttatcattagatTTATGAGACCAACATAAggtctcacaaattcaattaGAATTTATTCCTATAGGTATGAATTTCATTGGAAccaaagaaagtaaaaaaaataaataaaaaataaagtttttttttttttttttttttcctattatgaGTATATTTCGTTTGTCGTTGGTcatctgttttcattttttttttttttttccttatttgatgttgtattttatatacaaaaaatatagctattttatattataggagtatttttccaatttctgtTTATTGTCcgttttcatattttgtccttgtttttctgttctaatttatatattaattttatttatattctaaaagtagttttttttaacGTTATATATGCAAAGGATTGCCGGGAAAAAGAATCTCTGTTAGACATAAattcttcctatacctatgaGGTTGTGAATTTATTGTAATTGGagaaaatatacaataaaagaaaaataaaattatttttatactatatgactattttcatttttttttttttttgtttgtcatctgttttcattttttgtccttattttatgttctaatttatatattattgcttattttgtgctaaaagtattttcttttatgatatatatgtgaAGGATGGTggtcgaaagaaaaaaaaataaaaataaataaatctcattTTGTTGGGACTTCTTGCTATACCTATTAGTTTCATTGAAACCgagaaaaatatacaaaaaatacaaatcttatgtttcaattttttgtccttattttttgttctaaatgtagtttcttttacgttaTTCATGCAATACATATATACACTTCTAGAATGTTGAATGAGTTACACTTCATTTCATATTGCCCTCAATTTTAAAGgtaataagaaaacaatatttataaaaaggacaatataatatttggcttCATGTTTAATGGTTTATaaattgtttattatttattatttgattatagTGAGAGTGCGATTTCTTTAGtttaaatatgttaattattaacaaaattttcttttgggtttcttttgtaaatattgaatacaagttaTAGCAATAATGTGAGTATactattttgttctttgtttttgtgaattcctATATTATGTAAAAGGTCTCTTGAATTAACttctataaaaattgaataatgtgattacttataaaaaaaatttgaatacatACGATTTATTTTGACTCCTTACaagataatttacaatatacatttattcattttcaatcctatttctaaatttttattttattttatattttaaattaaatgtaacaTTCTAATTTGTCATGCAGTTTTAATTAGTAGAAATTCGCTCATGACACGGGTTATATGCTagtattatataatatatatatacttatccCACCATGGTTGCAGCACTACCGGGGCTTGGCGACCTCATCAAGCTCCTTCCCACCGGCACAGTCTTCTTGTACCAGTTCTGCAGCCCTATCTTCTCCATGCAATGGCCACTGCCACTCCTACCACAAGTATCTCACCGCTTTTCTTGCCGGTGCATGGGTGCGGTTTGGCTTGCTTCTTTTCTACATTCACCGACAGTTACGTACGTTAACGTTGCTGAAAAAAAACTTACTACGGGGTTGTAACACACAAGGGTCTTTGGCCCCATCCCCCTTTAGAGCCTGCAGGCGTCACAAATCCGTCCGGGAACGTGAACCCGTTGCCAGAAAACCTTCAGAAATCAGACTTTGTTCATGCTTTTTTGACGGTGATAGTGTTTGCAGCTTTGGTGCTTTTGGACACAAATGCTGTCAAGTGCTTCTATCCGGTGTCTGAGTCCACTCAGAAGACTTTGCTCATTGTGCTACCTGCCGTTGTTGGTGCGGTTTGTAGCGTTCTTATACTGTTGTACCCTTCCAAGCGACATTGAATGGGATACCCTTCAACTATGTCTTCAGAGAACTCCACGAGAGAATTACCTAAATAATTAAGGAAGCTTGAGTGTACGTGGTTTCTTCATCATACCTTgttgtcttatatatatatatatatatttcccgtTCATAGGTTTGGCATGCATATATAGTTTTTACTGTATGTTCAAATTGTAACAAGGGGAGCTCAATTCATGGGAGGAATTGAGTTTAAAAGGGGAATGACCTCTCCATTGTGTCGATCACAACCAGGAATGGGTATCTCTGTTCAGCTACGAACAATAATattggtataaaaaaaaaaaaaaattaaagggtttGACATATGTTTGTGCGTTTGTctctttccttctctctttttctaatttctaccaaaatcacaaagaaaaagaagaaagaaagatgggTTGCTTGGATTAATGCAAATATGCTGAAGGGTAGGAGCTTGTGGCAACTTCCTATCCCTAAGACTTGTTCTTGGAGCTGGAAAAAGCTTCTACAGCTTAGGGATGTTGCCAAGACTTTCTTCCGGTTTCAAGTTGGTGATGGGAGCAAAATTTTCCTTTGGCATGATCATTGGCACCCTGCTGGATATTTGTGTGATCATTTTGGATTTAGGGTGATTTATGATTCAGGTTTCCATACAAATGTTAAGCTCTCCTCCATTATTTTTAATGGAGACTGGTTTTGGCAGGGGGTTAGATCAGAGGCTTTGGTGGAAATTCAAAGCAAACTTCCAGGGATTCAGATTGGGGGTGAAGATACTCCCCTTTGGTTATCAAAGAAGGGAACATTTTCTTGTGCTGAAACTTGGGATAGGATGAGGAAAAAGCTCCTGGAAGTTTCTTGGTGGAAGTTGGTGTGGTTTTCCTTAGCCATTCCAAAGC contains the following coding sequences:
- the LOC133860222 gene encoding uncharacterized protein LOC133860222, giving the protein MLKGRSLWQLPIPKTCSWSWKKLLQLRDVAKTFFRFQVGDGSKIFLWHDHWHPAGYLCDHFGFRVIYDSGFHTNVKLSSIIFNGDWFWQGVRSEALVEIQSKLPGIQIGGEDTPLWLSKKGTFSCAETWDRMRKKLLEVSWWKLVWFSLAIPKHSFLC